One region of Pseudomonas sp. ABC1 genomic DNA includes:
- the rpoC gene encoding DNA-directed RNA polymerase subunit beta': MKDLLNLLKNQGQIEEFDAIKIALASPEMIRSWSFGEVKKPETINYRTFKPERDGLFCAKIFGPVKDYECLCGKYKRLKHRGVICEKCGVEVALAKVRRERMAHIELASPVAHIWFLKSLPSRIGLLLDMTLRDIERVLYFESYVVINPGMTTLEKGQLLNDEQYFEALEEFGDDFDARMGAEAVRELLHEIDLEHEIGRLREEIPQTNSETKIKKLSKRLKLMEAFHGSGNLPEWMVLTVLPVLPPDLRPLVPLDGGRFATSDLNDLYRRVINRNNRLKRLLDLSAPDIIVRNEKRMLQEAVDALLDNGRRGRAITGSNKRPLKSLADMIKGKQGRFRQNLLGKRVDYSGRSVITVGPTLRLHQCGLPKKMALELFKPFIFGKLEARGMATTIKAAKKMVERELPEVWDVLAEVIREHPVLLNRAPTLHRLGIQAFEPVLIEGKAIQLHPLVCAAYNADFDGDQMAVHVPLTLEAQLEARALMMSTNNILSPANGEPIIVPSQDVVLGLYYMTREAINAKGEGRVFADLQEVDRVFRAGQASLHARVKVRINEVVKDRDGSIARNTRIVDTTIGRALLFQIVPDGLSFDVVNQPMKKKAISKLINQCYRTVGLKDTVIFADQLMYTGFAYSTISGVSIGVNDFVIPDEKARIIDAATEEVKEIESQYASGLVTQGEKYNKVIDLWSKANDEVSKAMMANLSKEKVIDREGKEAEQDSFNSMYMMADSGARGSAAQIRQLAGMRGLMAKPDGSIIETPITANFREGLNVLQYFISTHGARKGLADTALKTANSGYLTRRLVDVAQDLVVTEIDCGTEQGLHMTPHIEGGDVVEPLGERVLGRVIAKDVFKPGTEEVIVPAGTLIDEQWVDFIELNTIDEVTVRSPITCETRYGICAKCYGRDLARGHQVNIGEAVGVIAAQSIGEPGTQLTMRTFHIGGAASRTSAVDNVLVKNGGIIRLHNLKHVERLDGALVAVSRSGELAVADEFGRERERYKLPYGAVISVKEGDKVEAGAVVAKWDPHTHPIVTEMKGTVTFVGMEENITIKRQTDELTGLTNIEVMDPKDRPAAGKDIRPAIKMVDANGKELLLPGTDVPAQYFLPANALVGVADGAEINVGDVIARIPQETSKTRDITGGLPRVADLFEARRPKEPSILAEISGTISFGKETKGKRRLVITPTDGSDPYEELIPKWRHLNVFEGEQVNRGEVISDGPSNPHDILRLLGVSALARYIVNEIQDVYRLQGVKINDKHIETILRQMLRKVEVSESGDSSFIKGDQVELTHVLEENEQLGTEDKFVAKYVRVLLGITKASLSTESFISAASFQETTRVLTEAAVTGKRDYLRGLKENVVVGRLIPAGTGLAYHSERKRRREIEKPVRVSADEVEAALTEALNSSAN; this comes from the coding sequence TTGAAAGACTTGCTGAATCTGCTGAAAAACCAGGGTCAAATCGAAGAGTTCGATGCCATCAAGATTGCCCTGGCGTCGCCCGAGATGATCCGTTCCTGGTCTTTCGGTGAAGTCAAAAAACCGGAAACCATCAATTACCGTACCTTCAAGCCCGAGCGCGATGGTCTGTTCTGCGCCAAGATCTTTGGCCCGGTCAAGGACTACGAGTGCCTGTGCGGCAAGTACAAGCGCCTCAAGCACCGTGGTGTGATCTGCGAGAAGTGTGGCGTTGAAGTCGCGCTGGCCAAGGTTCGCCGCGAGCGCATGGCGCACATCGAACTGGCTTCGCCCGTCGCCCACATCTGGTTCCTGAAGTCGCTGCCGTCCCGTATCGGCCTGCTGCTGGACATGACTCTGCGTGATATCGAGCGCGTGCTCTATTTCGAGAGCTATGTCGTGATCAATCCGGGTATGACTACCCTGGAAAAAGGCCAGTTGCTCAACGACGAGCAGTATTTCGAAGCGCTTGAAGAGTTCGGCGACGATTTCGATGCCCGCATGGGCGCCGAGGCCGTGCGCGAGCTGCTGCATGAAATCGACCTGGAACACGAGATCGGTCGCCTGCGCGAAGAGATTCCGCAGACCAACTCGGAAACCAAGATCAAGAAGCTGTCCAAGCGTCTGAAACTGATGGAAGCCTTCCATGGCTCGGGCAACTTGCCTGAGTGGATGGTACTGACCGTTCTGCCGGTTCTGCCGCCGGATCTGCGCCCGCTGGTTCCGCTGGACGGTGGCCGTTTCGCGACGTCCGATCTCAACGATCTGTATCGCCGCGTGATCAACCGTAACAACCGCCTGAAGCGCCTGCTCGATCTGTCCGCGCCGGACATCATCGTGCGCAACGAAAAGCGCATGCTGCAGGAAGCGGTCGATGCGCTGCTCGACAACGGTCGTCGCGGTCGCGCCATCACTGGCTCGAACAAGCGTCCGCTGAAGTCCCTGGCCGACATGATCAAGGGTAAGCAAGGTCGCTTCCGTCAGAACCTGCTCGGTAAGCGCGTGGACTACTCCGGTCGTTCCGTGATTACCGTAGGTCCGACCCTGCGTCTGCACCAGTGCGGTCTGCCGAAGAAAATGGCCCTCGAGCTGTTCAAGCCGTTCATTTTCGGCAAGCTCGAAGCCCGCGGCATGGCGACCACCATCAAGGCTGCCAAGAAGATGGTCGAGCGCGAGCTGCCCGAGGTCTGGGACGTTCTCGCAGAAGTCATCCGCGAACATCCCGTGCTGCTGAACCGTGCACCGACCCTGCACCGTCTGGGTATCCAGGCGTTCGAGCCGGTTCTCATCGAAGGTAAAGCGATCCAGCTGCACCCGCTGGTCTGCGCCGCGTATAACGCCGACTTCGACGGTGACCAGATGGCCGTTCACGTGCCGCTGACGCTGGAAGCTCAGCTCGAAGCGCGCGCGCTGATGATGTCGACCAACAACATCCTCTCGCCAGCCAACGGCGAGCCGATCATCGTTCCGTCGCAGGACGTGGTTCTGGGTCTGTACTACATGACCCGTGAAGCCATCAATGCCAAGGGCGAAGGTCGCGTCTTCGCTGACCTGCAGGAAGTCGACCGTGTCTTCCGTGCCGGCCAGGCCTCGCTGCATGCACGTGTCAAGGTGCGTATCAACGAAGTGGTCAAGGATCGGGACGGCAGCATTGCCCGCAACACCCGTATCGTCGACACCACCATCGGCCGTGCGCTGCTGTTCCAGATCGTGCCGGACGGCCTGTCGTTCGACGTGGTCAACCAGCCGATGAAGAAGAAGGCGATCTCCAAGCTGATCAACCAGTGCTACCGCACCGTTGGGCTGAAAGATACCGTCATCTTCGCTGACCAGCTGATGTACACCGGTTTCGCCTACTCCACCATTTCCGGCGTTTCCATCGGTGTGAACGACTTCGTCATTCCGGACGAAAAGGCGCGCATCATCGATGCGGCTACCGAGGAAGTGAAGGAAATCGAATCGCAGTACGCCTCGGGCCTGGTTACTCAGGGCGAGAAGTACAACAAGGTGATCGACCTCTGGTCGAAGGCCAACGATGAAGTGTCCAAGGCGATGATGGCCAACCTCTCGAAAGAGAAGGTCATCGATCGTGAGGGCAAGGAGGCCGAGCAGGACTCCTTCAACTCCATGTACATGATGGCTGACTCCGGCGCTCGTGGTTCTGCTGCGCAGATTCGCCAGCTGGCCGGTATGCGCGGCCTGATGGCCAAGCCGGACGGCTCGATCATCGAGACGCCGATCACCGCGAACTTCCGTGAAGGCCTGAACGTACTGCAGTACTTCATCTCCACTCACGGTGCGCGTAAGGGTCTGGCTGATACCGCTCTGAAAACCGCGAACTCCGGTTACCTGACCCGTCGTCTGGTGGATGTCGCCCAGGATCTGGTCGTCACCGAGATCGATTGCGGCACCGAGCAGGGCCTGCACATGACGCCGCACATCGAAGGTGGCGACGTGGTCGAGCCGCTGGGTGAGCGCGTGCTGGGTCGTGTGATTGCGAAAGACGTGTTCAAGCCGGGCACCGAAGAAGTCATCGTGCCGGCCGGCACGCTGATCGATGAGCAGTGGGTCGATTTCATCGAGCTGAATACCATCGACGAAGTGACCGTTCGCTCTCCGATCACTTGCGAAACCCGTTATGGCATCTGCGCCAAGTGCTATGGTCGCGACCTGGCTCGTGGTCATCAGGTGAATATCGGTGAGGCTGTCGGTGTCATCGCCGCCCAGTCGATTGGTGAGCCGGGTACCCAGCTCACCATGCGTACCTTCCACATCGGTGGTGCGGCGAGCCGGACCTCTGCGGTCGACAACGTCCTGGTGAAGAACGGCGGTATCATCCGTCTGCACAACCTCAAGCACGTCGAGCGTCTCGATGGCGCCCTGGTTGCCGTCTCCCGCTCCGGCGAGCTGGCTGTTGCCGACGAATTCGGTCGTGAACGTGAGCGCTACAAGCTGCCGTACGGTGCCGTTATTTCCGTCAAGGAAGGCGACAAGGTCGAGGCGGGTGCGGTCGTTGCCAAATGGGACCCGCACACCCACCCGATCGTCACCGAGATGAAGGGTACCGTGACCTTCGTGGGGATGGAGGAGAACATCACCATCAAGCGTCAGACCGACGAACTCACGGGTTTGACCAACATCGAAGTGATGGACCCGAAAGACCGTCCGGCCGCTGGCAAGGACATCCGTCCGGCGATCAAGATGGTCGATGCCAATGGCAAGGAGCTGCTGCTGCCGGGTACTGATGTGCCTGCACAGTACTTCCTGCCGGCGAACGCCCTGGTCGGTGTCGCGGATGGTGCGGAAATCAACGTGGGTGACGTCATCGCACGTATCCCGCAAGAGACGTCCAAGACTCGCGACATCACCGGTGGTCTGCCGCGCGTTGCCGACCTGTTCGAAGCGCGTCGTCCGAAAGAGCCTTCCATCCTGGCGGAAATCAGCGGCACCATTTCCTTCGGCAAGGAAACCAAGGGCAAGCGCCGCCTGGTCATTACTCCGACCGATGGTAGCGATCCGTACGAAGAGCTGATCCCGAAATGGCGTCACCTCAACGTCTTCGAGGGTGAGCAGGTCAACCGTGGTGAGGTTATCTCCGACGGCCCGAGCAACCCGCATGACATCCTGCGCCTGCTGGGCGTCAGCGCACTGGCTCGTTATATCGTCAACGAGATCCAGGACGTCTACCGCCTGCAAGGTGTGAAGATCAACGACAAGCACATTGAAACCATCTTGCGCCAGATGCTGCGCAAGGTCGAAGTGAGCGAGTCGGGCGACTCGAGCTTCATCAAGGGCGACCAGGTCGAGCTGACCCACGTTCTGGAAGAGAACGAGCAACTGGGTACGGAAGACAAGTTCGTCGCCAAGTATGTTCGCGTGCTGCTGGGTATCACCAAGGCCTCGCTGTCCACCGAGTCCTTCATCTCGGCGGCGTCCTTCCAGGAAACCACTCGCGTCCTCACCGAGGCTGCGGTTACTGGGAAGCGTGACTACCTGCGCGGTCTGAAAGAGAACGTCGTGGTCGGTCGTCTGATTCCGGCCGGTACGGGCCTGGCTTACCACAGCGAACGCAAGCGTCGCCGTGAAATCGAGAAGCCTGTACGGGTGAGTGCCGATGAGGTCGAAGCGGCACTGACCGAGGCGCTGAACTCCAGCGCCAACTGA
- the rpsL gene encoding 30S ribosomal protein S12: MATINQLVRQPRKRVVEKSDVPALQNCPQRRGVCTRVYTTTPKKPNSALRKVCRVRLTNGFEVASYIGGEGHNLQEHSVVLIRGGRVKDLPGVRYHTVRGSLDTSGVKDRKQGRSKYGTKRPK; encoded by the coding sequence ATGGCAACTATCAACCAGCTGGTACGTCAGCCGCGTAAGCGCGTCGTCGAGAAAAGCGACGTCCCTGCGCTGCAGAACTGCCCGCAACGTCGTGGCGTGTGTACTCGCGTATACACCACCACGCCCAAGAAACCGAACTCTGCACTGCGTAAAGTCTGCCGTGTTCGCCTGACCAATGGCTTCGAAGTCGCCTCGTACATCGGCGGTGAAGGCCACAACCTGCAAGAGCACAGTGTCGTGCTGATCCGTGGCGGTCGTGTAAAAGACCTTCCGGGTGTGCGCTATCACACCGTTCGCGGTTCCCTGGATACCTCGGGTGTCAAGGATCGTAAGCAGGGCCGTTCCAAGTACGGTACCAAGCGTCCGAAGTAA
- the rpsG gene encoding 30S ribosomal protein S7 has product MPRRRVAAKREILDDPKYGSQILAKFMNHVMESGKKAVAERIVYGALDTVKTRKNTDPLEIFEKALDAIAPLVEVKSRRVGGATYQVPVEVRPSRRNALAMRWLVDSARKRGEKSMALRLAGELLDAFEGKGAAVKKREDVHRMAEANKAFSHYRF; this is encoded by the coding sequence ATGCCAAGACGTCGTGTAGCAGCCAAACGCGAGATTCTGGATGATCCGAAGTACGGAAGCCAGATCCTCGCCAAGTTCATGAACCACGTGATGGAAAGCGGCAAGAAGGCCGTGGCCGAGCGCATCGTTTACGGTGCACTGGACACAGTCAAAACCCGCAAGAACACCGATCCTCTGGAAATCTTCGAAAAAGCACTCGACGCCATCGCTCCGCTGGTCGAAGTGAAGTCCCGCCGCGTAGGTGGTGCGACTTACCAGGTTCCGGTCGAAGTTCGTCCTTCCCGTCGTAACGCGCTGGCAATGCGCTGGCTGGTAGACTCCGCGCGCAAACGCGGCGAGAAATCCATGGCTCTGCGCCTGGCTGGTGAGTTGCTGGATGCCTTCGAAGGCAAAGGCGCCGCAGTCAAGAAGCGTGAAGACGTGCATCGCATGGCTGAGGCTAACAAGGCCTTCTCGCACTACCGCTTCTGA
- the fusA gene encoding elongation factor G, producing MARTTPINLYRNIGICAHVDAGKTTTTERVLFYTGVNHKMGETHDGASTTDWMVQEQERGITITSAAVTAFWQGSQKQYKNHRVNVIDTPGHVDFTIEVERSLRVLDGAVVVFCGTSGVEPQSETVWRQANKYGVPRIVYVNKMDRQGANFLRVVEQIKKRLGHTPVPLQLQIGSEENFVGQVDLLRMKAIYWNDEDKGTTFREEEIPAELQDQAEEYRSNMVEAAAEANEELMNKYLEEGELTVEEIKAGLRQRTIAGEIVPAVLGSSFKNKGVPLVLDAVIDFLPAPTDIPPIQGVNPDNEEQSDERIASDEAPFSALAFKIATDPFVGTLTFARVYSGVLASGDSVINSVKGKKERVGRMVQMHANQREEIKEVRAGDIAALIGMKDVTTGDTLCDTDKPIILERMDFPEPVISVAVEPKTKADQEKMGIALGRLAQEDPSFRVKTDEETGQTIISGMGELHLDILVDRMRREFNVEANIGKPQVSYREKITKTNVEIEGKFVRQSGGRGQFGHCWIRFSPADEGEEGLIFTSEVVGGVVPKEYIPAIQKGIEEQMKNGVVAGYPLLGLKAVVFDGSYHDVDSNEMAFKIAASMATKQLAQKGGGVVLEPIMKVEVVTPEDYMGDVMGDLNRRRGLIQGMEDSVSGKVIRAEVPLGEMFGYATDVRSMSQGRASYSMEFSKYSEAPSNIVEALVKKQG from the coding sequence ATGGCTCGTACTACACCGATCAACCTTTACCGCAACATTGGTATCTGTGCGCACGTGGACGCGGGTAAAACCACGACCACCGAGCGCGTGCTGTTCTATACCGGTGTCAACCACAAGATGGGTGAAACCCATGATGGTGCTTCGACCACCGACTGGATGGTGCAGGAGCAGGAGCGCGGTATTACCATCACTTCCGCGGCCGTCACTGCCTTCTGGCAGGGTTCGCAGAAGCAGTACAAGAACCACCGTGTCAATGTGATCGATACCCCCGGTCACGTTGACTTCACCATTGAAGTGGAGCGCTCCCTGCGCGTGCTCGATGGTGCGGTTGTGGTCTTCTGTGGTACTTCCGGCGTTGAGCCGCAGTCCGAAACTGTATGGCGTCAGGCCAACAAGTACGGTGTGCCGCGTATCGTCTACGTGAACAAGATGGACCGTCAGGGTGCCAACTTCCTGCGCGTTGTCGAGCAGATCAAGAAGCGCCTGGGCCACACTCCGGTTCCTCTGCAGCTGCAGATCGGCTCCGAAGAAAACTTCGTCGGTCAGGTCGACCTGCTGCGCATGAAGGCCATCTACTGGAATGACGAAGACAAGGGTACGACCTTCCGCGAGGAAGAGATCCCTGCCGAGCTCCAGGATCAAGCTGAAGAGTATCGCTCCAATATGGTCGAGGCTGCTGCCGAAGCCAACGAGGAGTTGATGAACAAGTACCTGGAAGAGGGTGAGCTGACCGTCGAAGAGATCAAGGCAGGTCTGCGTCAGCGGACTATTGCTGGCGAGATCGTTCCGGCTGTTCTGGGTTCTTCCTTCAAGAACAAGGGTGTTCCCCTGGTTCTCGATGCTGTGATCGACTTCCTGCCTGCGCCGACCGATATTCCTCCGATCCAGGGTGTCAATCCGGATAACGAGGAGCAGTCTGACGAGCGTATCGCTTCCGACGAAGCTCCGTTCTCTGCGCTGGCCTTCAAGATCGCGACCGACCCCTTCGTGGGTACGCTGACCTTCGCTCGGGTTTATTCCGGCGTCCTGGCTTCCGGCGACTCCGTGATCAACTCGGTCAAGGGCAAGAAAGAGCGCGTTGGTCGTATGGTGCAGATGCACGCCAACCAGCGTGAAGAGATCAAGGAAGTGCGCGCGGGCGACATCGCTGCGCTGATCGGCATGAAGGATGTCACCACGGGCGATACCCTGTGCGATACCGACAAGCCAATCATCCTTGAGCGCATGGACTTCCCGGAGCCGGTCATTTCGGTGGCTGTCGAGCCGAAGACCAAGGCCGACCAGGAGAAAATGGGTATTGCGCTGGGTCGTCTGGCTCAGGAAGACCCGTCCTTCCGCGTCAAGACTGACGAAGAAACCGGTCAGACCATCATTTCCGGTATGGGCGAGCTGCACCTGGACATCCTTGTCGACCGTATGCGTCGCGAGTTCAATGTCGAGGCGAATATCGGCAAGCCGCAGGTTTCCTACCGCGAGAAGATCACCAAGACCAATGTCGAAATCGAAGGCAAGTTCGTTCGTCAGTCCGGTGGTCGTGGTCAGTTCGGGCATTGCTGGATTCGCTTCTCGCCTGCTGATGAGGGCGAAGAAGGGCTGATCTTCACCAGTGAAGTGGTAGGTGGTGTGGTTCCGAAGGAATACATCCCGGCTATCCAGAAAGGCATCGAAGAGCAGATGAAGAACGGCGTTGTCGCTGGCTATCCGCTCCTCGGTCTGAAGGCAGTCGTATTCGATGGTTCTTACCATGACGTCGACTCCAACGAGATGGCGTTCAAGATCGCTGCCTCCATGGCGACCAAGCAACTGGCCCAGAAGGGCGGTGGCGTGGTTCTCGAGCCGATCATGAAGGTCGAAGTGGTGACTCCAGAGGACTACATGGGTGACGTGATGGGTGACCTGAACCGTCGTCGTGGTCTGATCCAGGGGATGGAAGATTCGGTTTCGGGTAAAGTTATCCGTGCCGAGGTTCCGCTGGGCGAGATGTTCGGTTATGCGACCGACGTTCGTTCCATGTCCCAGGGTCGCGCCAGCTACTCCATGGAATTCTCCAAATACTCCGAAGCTCCGTCGAACATCGTCGAAGCACTGGTTAAAAAACAAGGCTAA